One stretch of Caloenas nicobarica isolate bCalNic1 chromosome 2, bCalNic1.hap1, whole genome shotgun sequence DNA includes these proteins:
- the DEK gene encoding protein DEK: MSSVVSSKEDTMSSEKADEKQPETENKAEESDEDEEEEEEEEEEKEKSLIVEGKREKKKVDRLTMQVSSLQKEPFTITPGKGQKLCEIERIQFFLSKKKTDELRNLHKLLYNRPGTVASLKKNVGQFSGFPFEKGSDQYKKKEEMLKKFRNAMLKSICEVLDLERSGVNSELVTRILNFLMHPKSSGKPLPKSKKTPSKGGKKERSSTGTTRKAKRTKCPEILSDESSSEEDEKKEKDDSSEEKESEDEPPRKASKREKSKKTTSKTKKAVKGANVKKADSSTTKKNQNSSRKESESEDSSDDEPLIKKLKKPPTDEELKETIKKLLANANLEEVTMKQICKEVYEKYPSYDLSDRKDFIKGTVKELIS, translated from the exons ATGTCTTCTGTTGTTTCATCAAAAGAAGATACAATGTCATCTgaaaaagcagatgagaaacaacctgaaacagaaaacaaagctgaggAAAGtgatgaggatgaagaagaagaggaagaggaggaggaagaaaagg AAAAGAGTCTCATTGttgaaggaaaaagggagaaaaagaaggtaGACCGACTGACCATGCAAGTGTCCTCATTGCAAAAGGAACCTTTTACAATTACACCAG gaaaaggacaaaaacTATGTGAAATTGAAAGGATACAGTTCTTTCTGAGTAAAAAGAAGACCGATGAACTTAGGAACCTGCATAAACTCCTCTACAACAGGCCAGGCACT GTTGCTTCCTTAAAGAAGAATGTGGGTCAGTTCAGCGGGTTCCCATTTGAAAAAGGAAGTGACCAAtacaaaaagaaggaagaaatgttgaAAAA ATTTAGAAATGCAATGTTGAAAAGTATCTGTGAAGTTCTGGACTTGGAAAGATCAGGAGTTAATAGTGAGCTGGTAACCAGGATCTTAAACTTCTTAATGCACCCAAAATCTTCAGGCAAG CCATTGCCGAAGTCCAAAAAAACGCCAAGCAAAGGTGGCAAAAAAGAACGCAGTAGCACTGGaacaacaagaaaagcaaaacgcACCAAGTGCCCAGAGATCTTGTCAGATGAATCCAGTAGtgaagaagatgaaaagaaggaaaaggatgactcttcagaagaaaaagaaagtgaagatgAG cCCCCTAGAAAAGcatctaaaagagaaaaatctaaaaaaactACTTCCAAAACCAAGAAGGCTGTGAAGGGTGCAAATGTCAAGaaggcagacagcagcactactaaaaaaaatcagaacagttCTAGAAAAG AAAGTGAGTCTGAGGATAGTTCAGATGATGaacctttaattaaaaagctgaagaaaccaCCCACAGATGAAGAGCTTAAGGAAACTATCAAGAAATTGTTGGCCAATGCAAACCTGGAGGAGGTCACAATGAAGCAAATTTGCAAGGAG gtgtaTGAAAAGTATCCTAGTTATGATTTATCTGACAGGAAAGACTTCATTAAAGGAACAGTCAAAGAG TTGATTTCATGA